Proteins encoded by one window of Streptomyces uncialis:
- the pgeF gene encoding peptidoglycan editing factor PgeF — MGRTGAVVPDRTTTSGAHFAFTDRWGGVSAVPYEELNLGGAVGDDPGSVLANRGTVARRLGFDPAAVVWMNQVHGKDVAVVDGPWDPSAGIPRADAVVTARPGVPLAVLTADCVPVLLADPVAKVVAAAHAGRPGMVAGVVPAAVAAMAELGAEPARIIARTGPAVCGGCYEVPAAMRAEVAAVEPAAYAETTWGTPSVDVTAGVHAQLERLGVRDRERSAVCTRESHDHFSYRRDRVTGRLAGYVWLD, encoded by the coding sequence ATAGGCCGAACCGGAGCGGTGGTCCCCGACCGGACCACCACCAGCGGCGCCCACTTCGCCTTCACCGACCGGTGGGGCGGGGTGAGCGCCGTTCCGTACGAGGAGCTCAATCTCGGCGGGGCCGTCGGGGACGACCCCGGCTCGGTCCTCGCCAACCGGGGCACCGTCGCCCGGCGGCTCGGGTTCGACCCGGCAGCCGTCGTCTGGATGAACCAGGTCCACGGCAAGGACGTCGCCGTGGTCGACGGCCCCTGGGACCCGTCCGCCGGGATCCCGCGGGCCGACGCCGTCGTCACCGCCCGGCCCGGGGTCCCGCTCGCGGTGCTCACCGCCGACTGCGTCCCCGTGCTGCTGGCCGACCCGGTCGCCAAGGTCGTCGCCGCGGCCCACGCCGGACGGCCCGGGATGGTCGCCGGAGTGGTCCCCGCCGCCGTCGCCGCCATGGCCGAACTCGGCGCGGAGCCCGCCCGGATCATCGCCCGTACCGGCCCCGCCGTGTGCGGCGGCTGCTACGAGGTCCCCGCGGCGATGCGCGCCGAGGTCGCCGCCGTCGAACCCGCCGCGTACGCCGAGACCACCTGGGGCACCCCCTCCGTCGATGTGACCGCCGGGGTGCACGCCCAGCTCGAACGGCTCGGGGTGCGCGACCGGGAGCGTTCCGCGGTGTGCACGCGGGAGTCGCACGACCACTTCTCGTACCGCCGCGACCGCGTCACCGGGCGGCTCGCCGGCTATGTCTGGCTGGACTGA
- a CDS encoding YggS family pyridoxal phosphate-dependent enzyme: protein MTDRREELARNLARVEERITAACTAAGRERAEVTLVVVTKTYPADDVLILGELGVRQVAENRDQEAAPKAAATTAAPLTWHFVGQLQTNKVRSVLGYASVVQSVDRGRLVTALSREAVRTGQEVTCLIQVALDADESGRGARGGVGPQGVPELADLLADAEGLRLGGLMTVAPLTGPYAGRQREAFGRLMDLSTALRADHPAANMVSAGMSGDLEEAVAAGATHVRVGSAVLGVRPRLG, encoded by the coding sequence ATGACGGACCGCAGGGAAGAACTCGCGCGCAATCTGGCGCGCGTCGAGGAGCGCATCACGGCGGCCTGTACCGCCGCCGGCCGCGAGCGCGCGGAGGTGACCCTGGTCGTGGTCACCAAGACCTACCCCGCCGACGATGTCCTCATCCTCGGCGAACTCGGCGTCCGGCAGGTCGCGGAGAACCGCGACCAGGAGGCCGCCCCCAAGGCGGCGGCCACCACCGCCGCCCCGCTGACCTGGCACTTCGTCGGTCAGCTCCAGACCAACAAGGTACGTTCGGTACTGGGTTACGCCTCCGTGGTCCAGTCCGTGGACCGCGGACGGCTCGTCACCGCGCTGTCCAGGGAGGCGGTCCGGACCGGACAGGAGGTCACCTGTCTGATCCAGGTGGCGCTGGACGCCGACGAGTCCGGACGCGGAGCGCGCGGAGGCGTCGGCCCGCAGGGCGTGCCCGAGTTGGCCGACCTGCTCGCGGACGCCGAAGGGCTGCGGCTCGGTGGCCTGATGACGGTGGCTCCGCTGACCGGACCGTACGCCGGACGGCAACGCGAGGCGTTCGGGCGGTTGATGGATTTGTCGACTGCCCTGCGCGCGGACCATCCTGCTGCGAACATGGTGTCAGCAGGGATGAGTGGGGACCTCGAAGAGGCCGTCGCGGCCGGGGCGACACATGTGCGCGTCGGCAGTGCGGTACTCGGAGTCCGTCCCCGGCTCGGGTAA
- a CDS encoding cell division protein SepF, whose amino-acid sequence MAGAMRKMAVYLGLVEDDGYDGRGFDPDDDFEPELDPEPERDHRRHEPPHQAHQSHSSQRDESVRVVQPPAQRDPVPQSAALAAESVRPARIAPVASITPERQSLEKNAPVIMPKVVSEREPYRITTLHPRTYNEARTIGEHFREGTPVIMNLTEMDDTDAKRLVDFAAGLVFGLHGSIERVTQKVFLLSPANVDVTAEDKARIAEGGFFNQS is encoded by the coding sequence ATGGCCGGCGCGATGCGCAAGATGGCGGTCTACCTCGGCCTCGTGGAGGACGATGGGTACGACGGCCGGGGCTTCGACCCCGACGACGACTTCGAACCCGAACTGGACCCGGAGCCGGAACGGGATCACCGGCGGCACGAGCCGCCCCACCAAGCTCACCAGTCCCACTCCTCCCAACGGGACGAATCGGTACGAGTGGTGCAACCTCCGGCGCAACGCGACCCGGTGCCCCAGTCCGCCGCACTCGCGGCGGAATCGGTCCGCCCCGCCCGCATCGCACCCGTGGCATCCATCACACCTGAACGTCAGAGCCTGGAGAAGAACGCACCGGTGATCATGCCCAAGGTCGTGTCCGAGCGGGAGCCGTACAGGATCACCACGCTTCACCCGCGGACCTACAACGAAGCCCGTACCATCGGGGAACACTTCCGTGAGGGCACTCCGGTGATCATGAATCTGACCGAGATGGACGACACCGACGCGAAGCGACTTGTCGACTTTGCCGCTGGCCTCGTCTTCGGTCTGCACGGCAGTATTGAGCGGGTGACCCAGAAGGTGTTCCTGTTGTCTCCTGCTAACGTCGATGTCACGGCGGAGGACAAGGCTCGCATCGCAGAGGGCGGGTTCTTCAACCAGAGCTGA
- a CDS encoding YggT family protein — translation MRVFIEVIHYALLCYLIVLIFRLVMDYVFQFARSWQPGKAMVVVLEATYTVTDPPLKLLRRFIPPLRLGGVALDLSFFVLMIIVYILISVVSRL, via the coding sequence ATGCGCGTGTTCATCGAAGTGATTCATTACGCGCTGTTGTGCTACCTCATCGTGCTCATCTTCCGGTTGGTCATGGACTACGTCTTCCAGTTCGCCCGCTCGTGGCAACCCGGCAAGGCGATGGTGGTCGTTCTGGAGGCCACCTACACTGTCACTGATCCACCGCTCAAGCTGCTGCGGCGGTTCATCCCACCGCTGCGTCTCGGGGGCGTGGCGCTCGACCTGTCCTTCTTCGTTCTGATGATCATCGTCTACATCTTGATCTCCGTCGTGAGCCGACTGTGA